The window ATCGCCGGGGTGGTGCTGGGTACCTATGACGGGCGGCGGGGCTGGATTTTCCGGCTCGGTGTGCACCCCGGGTTCCGCCGTCAGGGTGTGGCCACACGCCTCGTCGCCGAACTGGAAAGCCGCCTGCAAGCCCTCGGCTGCCCCCGGATCAACCTGCTGGTGATGCCGGACAACGATGCCGGCCTGCGGTTCTGGGCGAGTCTCGGCTATCTGTCCTACCCGGACGTCCTGTGCAGCAAGCCGATGCCCGCTCCCGCCGGACAGGCATTATCCTAGGACGCTGTAGAGGATGTGCGGCAAGCCGCACCGACAACAGAAACGACGGCTTCGCCGACAGAACAGATTTCTTGGCAGCGGCCGAAGATGGTCGGCTACCGGCAGGCCACGGTCTGGTCGGGCGGGCCACGGTCTGGTCGGCCCGGGCCTGGTCGGGCGGGCCACGGTTCGCTCCGGATCTGGCGGCGTTCCCGCTCGCGGGGTCCTGACTCGAGGCGGCCGACGCCGGGGCGGTGGCGATCGGCGAAACCGAGTCGCCGGGCTGCCGAGCATGCGGCAACCTGTATCGCACGGGTCCGTCGAATGCTCACCGCTGTCTCGGCGGCGGTGAGAGTGACCATCTTCGGGAGGACGCGGCGTGACGCTGCATCAGGGCGAGATCGTGGTCGGCGAAGAGTTGGTTCGGCGGCTGCTGGGGGAGCAGTGTCCGCAGTGGGCCGGGCTCGAGCTGGTGCCGTCCGGGGCGGGGACCGAGAACACCATGTTCCGGCTCGGGGCGGATCTGCTGGTGCGGCTTCCCCGTACCGTCGAGAAGGCCGCCGCGTTGCGCAAAGAGCGAGTGTGGCTGCCGCGGCTGGC of the Actinoplanes sichuanensis genome contains:
- a CDS encoding GNAT family acetyltransferase, whose amino-acid sequence is MSVVRQFRWADYERVVAVWEASGAAVLSRPELEAKLLRDPELFLVAESGEDIAGVVLGTYDGRRGWIFRLGVHPGFRRQGVATRLVAELESRLQALGCPRINLLVMPDNDAGLRFWASLGYLSYPDVLCSKPMPAPAGQALS